A genomic region of Papaver somniferum cultivar HN1 chromosome 7, ASM357369v1, whole genome shotgun sequence contains the following coding sequences:
- the LOC113296111 gene encoding GDSL esterase/lipase At5g55050-like, whose protein sequence is MAYYNSLLSFCIIFFIFNFNTIVTEGIGHAPAVIVFGDSLVDVGNNNHLELSIVKANYPRNGVDYPNRKATGRFSNGKNAADFFAENLGLATAPPYLSIKSASNKVKVLLDQGGINFASGGAGIFNETLNKLFKQSISLNEQIANFRTVHGELMQQLGTVQAQTYLAKSVFLIVIGSNDILDKFQLGDHQFINSLMVILKSKLKTIYNLGARKFAVVGLGLIGCCPKLRSDNPKGECNERANYWSVQYNKAVKSLLQELKEELTDIHYSLINTYDIMVDFLQQPAHYGFSEVKSACCGGGKLRAQVPCLPITEYCKNRRGHIFWDLYHPTEAAAKIIMNEFFLGTEKYVYPVNVKQLLEI, encoded by the exons ATGGCTTATTACAACTCTCTTCTCTCGTTCTGTATTATCTTCTTCATATTCAACTTCAATACGATTGTTACTGAAGGAATTGGCCATGCTCCAGCTGTTATTGTATTTGGAGACTCGCTTGTTGACGTGGGTAACAATAATCACTTGGAGCTTTCCATTGTTAAAGCTAACTATCCTCGCAACGGTGTTGATTATCCAAATCGGAAAGCAACTGGAAGGTttagtaatggaaagaatgcTGCTGATTTCTTTG CTGAGAATTTAGGATTAGCGACAGCGCCACCGTATCTCTCCATTAAATCCGCTTCGAACAAGGTCAAGGTGTTGCTCGATCAGGGTGGAATCAATTTTGCATCAGGCGGAGCCGGAATCTTCaatgaaacattaaacaaacttTTT AAACAATCCATCTCACTCAATGAACAGATAGCAAATTTTAGAACAGTGCACGGAGAGCTCATGCAACAATTAGGAACTGTGCAAGCACAAACATACTTGGCAAAATCTGTGTTTCTTATCGTAATTGGTAGCAACGACATTCTTGACAAATTCCAACTTGGTGATCATCAGTTCATAAACTCGTTGATGGTTATACTGAAAAGCAAGTTGAAG ACAATTTATAATCTCGGTGCACGCAAATTTGCCGTGGTTGGACTCGGTCTGATAGGTTGTTGTCCAAAACTAAGAAGCGATAACCCTAAGGGGGAGTGCAATGAGCGAGCAAATTACTGGTCTGTTCAGTACAACAAAGCTGTTAAATCACTCTTGCAAGAACTCAAAGAAGAGCTTACAGATATTCACTATTCCTTAATAAACACTTACGATATCATGGTTGATTTCTTACAACAACCAGCTCATTATG GGTTCAGTGAGGTAAAATCCGCTTGTTGTGGAGGGGGGAAACTTAGAGCACAAGTTCCATGCCTACCAATAACAGAGTACTGTAAGAATAGAAGAGGCCATATATTTTGGGATCTATATCATCCAACTGAAGCGGCTGCTAAAATAATTATGAATGAATTCTTTTTGGGTACTGAAAAGTATGTCTACCCTGTGAATGTGAAGCAATTACTGGAGATATAA
- the LOC113299837 gene encoding F-box/FBD/LRR-repeat protein At2g26030-like, with translation MILRAFYYERIFIEEPFFHDLRRLEVSTNLSRTMSIGFIRLLLVSPNLESVVINQGFSEFQNYLTSDRQIVPECLLGQLKVVEVQEFSGDQEILDFIRYFLKNSLVLQTMKVAFASSTSQHLQDSLMKEILTFTKDSTYSVIDFLS, from the exons ATGATTTTGAGG GCTTTTTACTACGAAAGAATCTTTATTGAGGAGCCTTTTTTCCATGATCTGAGACGATTGGAGGTGAGTACAAACCTTTCTCGTACGATGTCTATAGGATTCATTCGGCTCCTCTTGGTATCGCCTAATCTGGAATCGGTTGTCATTAATCAG GGGTTTTCTGAATTTCAAAACTATCTTACTTCAGATAGACAAATTGTGCCAGAGTGTTTGTTGGGACAGCTGAAAGTAGTTGAAGTTCAGGAGTTTTCTGGAGACCAAGAAATCCTTGATTTTATACGTTACTTTTTGAAGAACTCACTTGTGCTGCAGACCATGAAAGTCGCATTCGCTTCGAGCACATCGCAACACTTACAGGACAGCCTTATGAAGGAGATACTGACGTTCACAAAAGACTCTACATATAGTGTGATTGATTTCCTGTCGTAA
- the LOC113299835 gene encoding F-box/LRR-repeat protein At2g29910-like, whose product MDVVLEDRISDLNDPIIHHIFSFLPIKNVVATTVLSKRWNNLWISTPILNIHTCRKSDLSLTYDERTLRLLTGMRCEETCGLVIILNRMLIPSTSAVPSNMTTIKKFHLKYHAYCEFEGRLFSISWIYKWISNVVMRKVEEVTLSVGKGYILPTCLFTCETLTMLDIKMGGDLSSKIKKTGTFDFPQSFSLPRLKILHLMRMVFVDEDLSAQLFSNCPVLEELGLTHCYMVKKKVLCISVASLKRLFITNSRTYSCKLNIHCPNLQSLTHSGIPDDYVEMEHGFSSLVNADFNIAYELQRRKTRQCGLKNLIGGVSNVEFLTISGDTLKSLYLEHCLTELPSFHNLRRLEVNSKSNRANAWAFFDLLHSLPNLELLVSTPGFHPKPDHCDFQRIRAPECVLLKLKAVEFRSLFCQQVELNIIKFFLANSLVLETMTLVFCPTSRQGRKDRFMKTVQMFPRANTRNFVAFFFFPYFELASTT is encoded by the exons ATGGATGTGGTACTGGAGGATAGGATCAGTGACTTGAACGATCCAATTATTCATCATAttttctcatttcttccaattaaaAATGTAGTTGCTACAACTGTTTTATCTAAAAGATGGAATAACTTGTGGATCTCTACTCCTATTCTTAACATACACACTTGCCGTAAGTCAGATTTAAGTTTAACTTATGATGAGAGAACACTCAGATTACTCACTGGTATGAGGTGTGAAGAGACTTGTGGACTGGTCATTATTCTGAATAGAATGCTAATACCTTCTACTTCAGCGGTTCCTAGTAATATGACAACTATTAAGAAATTTCATCTCAAGTATCATGCTTATTGTGAATTTGAGGGTAGATTGTTCAGTATTAGTTGGATTTATAAATGGATCTCTAATGTAGTAATGCGTAAAGTTGAAGAAGTCACTCTCTCTGTAGGAAAAGGCTACATTTTGCCTACATGTTTATTCACTTGTGAAACCTTGACTATGTTGGATATTAAAATGGGTGGGGATCTTTCGTCGAAAATTAAGAAAACAGGGACTTTTGATTTTCCTCAATCATTTTCACTTCCAAGGCTCAAGATCCTTCACCTTATGCGCATGGTGTTTGTGGATGAGGATTTGAGTGCACAACTATTTTCGAACTGCCCTGTCCTGGAGGAATTGGGGTTAACCCATTGCTACATGGTGAAAAAGAAGGTTTTATGTATTTCAGTTGCTTCATTGAAGCGGTTATTCATTACCAACTCCAGGACATATAGTTGTAAGCTCAACATACATTGTCCAAATCTACAGTCTCTAACACACAGTGGCATACCGGATGATTATGTTGAAATGGAACATGGGTTTTCATCCCTAGTCAATGCAGACTTTAACATCGCTTATGAACTTCAACGAAGGAAAACAAGGCAATGTGGTCTAAAAAACCTTATTGGAGGGGTTTCAAATGTAGAGTTTCTGACAATTTCTGGTGACACCCTCAAG TCTCTCTACTTGGAACATTGCTTAACTGAATTGCCTAGCTTTCATAATTTGAGACGACTGGAAGTGAATTCGAAGTCTAACCGAGCAAATGCTTGGGCATTTTTTGATCTTCTCCATAGCTTGCCTAATTTGGAATTACTTGTCAGTACTCCA GGTTTTCATCCAAAACCAGATCACTGTGATTTTCAGAGAATAAGGGCGCCAGAGTGTGTGTTGCTGAAGTTGAAAGCTGTGGAATTTCGGAGTCTTTTTTGCCAGCAGGTGGAACTCAATATTATAAAATTCTTTCTGGCGAACTCACTTGTTCTGGAGACTATGACACTTGTGTTCTGCCCAACTTCAAGGCAAGGCCGGAAGGACAGATTTATGAAGACGGTACAGATGTTTCCGAGAGCCAATACAAGAAACTTTGTGgcgtttttcttctttccttatTTTGAATTAGCATCAACAACTTAG
- the LOC113296112 gene encoding putative F-box/LRR-repeat protein At3g59160, protein MGVAEDRISELYDPLIHHIFSFLPIKCVIATSVLSKRWKDLWISAPVINICKWSQKVKTEDEKRMLEDVRCEETDGLGNSLDRMLLFPTSAVPNDILPTIKKFYLKFRAFDEHENNRFFNNDRICGWISTLIMRKVEELSLCLTKNFLLPPCLFTSETLTMLEIEMAGDLSTKIKKTGTLGFPRAISFPRLKILHLKHMVFVDESLNAQLFSSCPVLEELLLSHCYMMKKKVLQISVASLMRLFITNSEKFSFKIKIYSPNLQSLTYIGIPRDYVLMDHSFSSLVDADINIAVQFLSLRSKGRQAYQCGLKNLLGGISNAKLLKISDSTLEVLTYVVVYLLASLSYVKVSSLHDRLPFTILRFTT, encoded by the exons ATGGGTGTGGCGGAGGATAGGATCAGTGAGTTGTACGACCCACTGATTCACCATATTTTCTCATTCCTTCCAATTAAATGTGTAATTGCTACAAGTGTTTTATCTAAAAGATGGAAGGATTTATGGATCTCTGCTCCTGTTATTAATATTTGCAAATGGAGTCAGAAAGTTAAAACTGAAGATGAGAAGAGAATGCTCGAGGATGTTCGATGTGAAGAGACTGATGGACTGGGTAATTCTCTGGATAGAATGCTGCTTTTTCCTACTTCTGCAGTTCCTAATGATATTTTGCCTActattaagaaattttatctcaaGTTTCGTGCTTTTGATGAACATGAGAATAATAGGTTCTTCAATAATGATAGAATTTGTGGATGGATTTCTACTCTAATAATGCGCAAAGTGGAAGAACTTAGTCTCTGTTTAACAAAAAACTTCCTGTTACCGCCATGTTTGTTTACTAGTGAAACCTTGACCATGTTGGAGATAGAGATGGCTGGGGATCTTTCGACGAAAATTAAAAAGACAGGGACTCTTGGTTTTCCTCGAGCAATTTCTTTTCCAAGGCTTAAGATTCTTCACCTTAAGCATATGGTATTTGTGGATGAGAGCTTGAATGCGCAACTATTTTCGAGTTGCCCTGTCCTTGAAGAATTGTTGTTATCTCATTGTTACATGATGAAAAAGAAGGTTTTGCAGATTTCAGTTGCTTCTTTGATGCGGTTATTCATTACCAACTCCGAGAAATTTAGTTTTAAGATCAAGATATATTCACCGAATCTGCAGTCTTTGACATACATTGGCATACCAAGGGATTATGTTCTGATGGATCATAGCTTTTCATCCCTAGTCGATGCAGATATTAACATTGCTGTTCAATTTCTAAGTTTAAGATCAAAAGGAAGACAGGCATACCAATGTGGTCTAAAAAACCTTCTAGGAGGGATATCAAATGCAAAGCTTCTAAAAATTTCTGACAGCACCCTTGAG GTACTGACATATGTTGTTGTATACCTGCTTGCTAGTCTCTCTTATGTGAAGGTTTCTTCACTTCACGATCGCCTACCTTTCACAATTTTACGTTTCACAACTTGA